From the Clarias gariepinus isolate MV-2021 ecotype Netherlands chromosome 3, CGAR_prim_01v2, whole genome shotgun sequence genome, one window contains:
- the tfap2e gene encoding transcription factor AP-2-epsilon isoform X2, with product MLVHTYSTMERADGLSGSSPRLSQLCSLNQSAYSTAPPLCHTPASDFQPPYFPPPYPQASLSYSQAQDSGYPHLADPYQSISSLHQHQQAAWHPPRGRNPEDAGVLPQPHRALSLEPRRDYPGVPRLLHALGEGAGPGALGDAALGVHAGQHGTDDLQGMEETSSLGILDHSVIKKVPVPSKLNGSALSVLSFGKDSLGLGGVSNPAEVFCSVPGRLSLLSSTSKYKVTVGEVQRRLSPPECLNASLLGGVLRRAKSKNGGRCLRERLEKIGLNLPAGRRKAANVTLLTALVEGEAVHLARDFGYVCETEFPARATAEYLCRQSDPDQLPTRRSMLLATKEICKEFVDLMSQDRSPLGASRPTPCLEPGVQGSLTHFSLLTHGFGTPAICAALCAFQSYLLEAVKVLDKAEGGGKGHQEKDLKHCK from the exons GAGCGCGCGGATGGGCTCTCGGGCTCCTCACCGAGACTCTCTCAGCTCTGCTCCCTCAATCAGTCGGCTTACTCTACGGCCCCTCCGCTGTGCCACACCCCGGCCTCGGACTTCCAGCCGCCGTACTTCCCTCCTCCGTATCCGCAGGCGTCGCTCTCCTACTCGCAGGCTCAGGACTCAGGATACCCGCACCTGGCCGACCCGTACCAGTCCATCAGCTCCCTGCATCAGCACCAGCAAGCCGCCTGGCACCCGCCCCGGGGCCGCAACCCTGAGGACGCGGGAGTCCTACCGCAGCCGCACCGCGCGCTGAGCCTCGAGCCCAGGCGGGACTACCCCGGGGTTCCCCGGCTCCTGCACGCGCTCGGTGAGGGAGCGGGCCCAGGCGCACTGGGAGACGCGGCGCTCGGTGTGCACGCGGGTCAGCACGGCACCGACGATCTGCAG GGCATGGAGGAAACATCATCTCTGGGAATCTTGGATCATTCTGTGATCAAGAAAG TTCCTGTCCCGTCCAAGCTAAATGGATCGGCTCTGTCTGTCCTGTCATTCGGTAAGGATAGTCTGGGTCTGGGTGGTGTGTCCAACCCTGCTGAGGTCTTCTGCTCGGTACCTGGACGTCTGTCCCTCCTCAGCTCTACGTCCAAGTACAAGGTGACAGTAGGGGAAGTCCAGAGGAGGCTGTCTCCTCCTGAGTGTCTCAACGCCTCGTTGCTGGGAGGAGTGCTGCGAAG AGCAAAGTCAAAGAATGGCGGCCGCTGCCTCCGTGAGCGTCTGGAGAAGATCGGTCTCAACCTCCCCGCCGGACGCCGCAAGGCAGCTAACGTCACACTCCTCACAGCCTTGGttgaag GTGAGGCGGTGCACCTGGCGCGGGACTTTGGCTACGTGTGTGAGACGGAGTTCCCGGCGAGGGCGACTGCAGAGTACTTATGCAGGCAGAGCGATCCAGACCAGCTACCCACACGGCGAAGCATGCTGCTGGCCACCAA GGAGATCTGCAAAGAGTTTGTTGACCTCATGTCCCAGGACAGGTCGCCGCTGGGTGCGAGTCGGCCCACGCCGTGCCTGGAGCCCGGGGTCCAAGGCAGCCTGACCCACTTCAGCCTGCTCACCCATGGCTTCGGCACGCCAGCCATCTGCGCCGCACTCTGCGCCTTCCAGAGCTACCTGCTGGAGGCCGTCAAAGTGCTGGACAAAGCCGAaggaggtggcaaaggccaccAGGAGAAAGACCTCAAACACTGCAAATGA
- the tfap2e gene encoding transcription factor AP-2-epsilon isoform X1, with protein sequence MLWKSRTKTDPYCAQERADGLSGSSPRLSQLCSLNQSAYSTAPPLCHTPASDFQPPYFPPPYPQASLSYSQAQDSGYPHLADPYQSISSLHQHQQAAWHPPRGRNPEDAGVLPQPHRALSLEPRRDYPGVPRLLHALGEGAGPGALGDAALGVHAGQHGTDDLQGMEETSSLGILDHSVIKKVPVPSKLNGSALSVLSFGKDSLGLGGVSNPAEVFCSVPGRLSLLSSTSKYKVTVGEVQRRLSPPECLNASLLGGVLRRAKSKNGGRCLRERLEKIGLNLPAGRRKAANVTLLTALVEGEAVHLARDFGYVCETEFPARATAEYLCRQSDPDQLPTRRSMLLATKEICKEFVDLMSQDRSPLGASRPTPCLEPGVQGSLTHFSLLTHGFGTPAICAALCAFQSYLLEAVKVLDKAEGGGKGHQEKDLKHCK encoded by the exons GAGCGCGCGGATGGGCTCTCGGGCTCCTCACCGAGACTCTCTCAGCTCTGCTCCCTCAATCAGTCGGCTTACTCTACGGCCCCTCCGCTGTGCCACACCCCGGCCTCGGACTTCCAGCCGCCGTACTTCCCTCCTCCGTATCCGCAGGCGTCGCTCTCCTACTCGCAGGCTCAGGACTCAGGATACCCGCACCTGGCCGACCCGTACCAGTCCATCAGCTCCCTGCATCAGCACCAGCAAGCCGCCTGGCACCCGCCCCGGGGCCGCAACCCTGAGGACGCGGGAGTCCTACCGCAGCCGCACCGCGCGCTGAGCCTCGAGCCCAGGCGGGACTACCCCGGGGTTCCCCGGCTCCTGCACGCGCTCGGTGAGGGAGCGGGCCCAGGCGCACTGGGAGACGCGGCGCTCGGTGTGCACGCGGGTCAGCACGGCACCGACGATCTGCAG GGCATGGAGGAAACATCATCTCTGGGAATCTTGGATCATTCTGTGATCAAGAAAG TTCCTGTCCCGTCCAAGCTAAATGGATCGGCTCTGTCTGTCCTGTCATTCGGTAAGGATAGTCTGGGTCTGGGTGGTGTGTCCAACCCTGCTGAGGTCTTCTGCTCGGTACCTGGACGTCTGTCCCTCCTCAGCTCTACGTCCAAGTACAAGGTGACAGTAGGGGAAGTCCAGAGGAGGCTGTCTCCTCCTGAGTGTCTCAACGCCTCGTTGCTGGGAGGAGTGCTGCGAAG AGCAAAGTCAAAGAATGGCGGCCGCTGCCTCCGTGAGCGTCTGGAGAAGATCGGTCTCAACCTCCCCGCCGGACGCCGCAAGGCAGCTAACGTCACACTCCTCACAGCCTTGGttgaag GTGAGGCGGTGCACCTGGCGCGGGACTTTGGCTACGTGTGTGAGACGGAGTTCCCGGCGAGGGCGACTGCAGAGTACTTATGCAGGCAGAGCGATCCAGACCAGCTACCCACACGGCGAAGCATGCTGCTGGCCACCAA GGAGATCTGCAAAGAGTTTGTTGACCTCATGTCCCAGGACAGGTCGCCGCTGGGTGCGAGTCGGCCCACGCCGTGCCTGGAGCCCGGGGTCCAAGGCAGCCTGACCCACTTCAGCCTGCTCACCCATGGCTTCGGCACGCCAGCCATCTGCGCCGCACTCTGCGCCTTCCAGAGCTACCTGCTGGAGGCCGTCAAAGTGCTGGACAAAGCCGAaggaggtggcaaaggccaccAGGAGAAAGACCTCAAACACTGCAAATGA